The nucleotide sequence CTAGAATAATGCGGTCTTCGGGTACAATGGCCTTCCACAGATCGAATGCTTCGGTATCCAAATCGAGTTTATCGGCATCCTTGCTTCCCTCAAAGACCGAAACATAAAGGCAATCTTTATCTATTTTCAATACCTCGGTAAGCAACTCCCATGCCCATTCGATCGCTTCCTTCTTGAAATAGTCGCCAAAGCTCCAGTTGCCCAACATTTCGAACATGGTATGGTGATAGGTATCCTTTCCTACTTCCTCAAGGTCATTGTGTTTTCCACTTACACGTAAGCACTTTTGGGAATCGACCGCCCTTGGATTTTTGGCCACGCTATTCCCCAAAAAGAACTCTTTGAACTGGTTCATGCCCGCATTGGTGAACATGAGTGTAGGGTCGTCTTTGATGACCATCGGGGCAGACGGAACTATTTTATGTCCTTTTTCTTTAAAAAAGTTTAAGAATTGCGATCGGATTTCCTTGGAAGTCATAGAAAATTATAAGGTTTTACAAAATTTGACGTTTTAAAGGAAAGTATTTCTATATTTGTTTATCCCGCTAAAACGTCACAAAAATAGGATAAAATAGGTACATGTCTAAGGTAAAGTATTATTACGATCCCGATACGCTTTCATATCGCAAGATAGAGCCCAAAAAGTCTAGGCGTTATCGTAATATCGCACTGTTCTTTATTGGCTCTTTTCTTTTCGGCCTGATGTGCTTGGTTTTCTTGATGAACACCAATTTGATCAACACCCCGCGCGAGCTTTCACTACAGCGGGAGGTAAAGAATTACGAACTCCAGTTCGAGCTCTTAAATCGAAAGATGGGTCAAATCGAAGAGGTTTTGGCCAATATAGAAGAACGCGACAACAATATCTACCGTCTCTATTTTGAGGCCAACCCCATACCCGAAGAACAGCGAAGGGCCGGTTTCGGTGGTGTCAACCGTTACAAATCGCTTGAAGGTTTCAACAATTCGGAAATGGTCATTGCCACGACCAAACGTCTTGATATTATCAAAAAGCAAATGGCCATACAATCAAAATCTTTGGATGAGATAACCAAATTGGCCGAAGAAAAAGAAAAATTCCTGATGGCCATACCGGCCATTCAACCCGTTACCAACGAGAGCCTCAAACGTATGGCCTCAGGTTTCGGATGGCGATCCGACCCGTTTACCAAGGCCCGCAAATTACATAGGGGCATGGATTTTTCGGCCCCCAAAGGCACCCCTGTTTACGCTCCGGGCGACGGTAAGGTCATCCGCGCCGATAACGGTTCGTCAGGTTACGGCAAACACATTCGCATAGACCATGGCTACGGATACAAAACCCTTTACGGGCACCTTAGCGAATACAACGTTAAAAAAGGTCAAAAAGTAAAACGCGGCGACCTCATTGGTTTTGTAGGAAATACAGGCCGCTCGGAAGCCCCGCATTTGCACTATGAAGTCTGGAAAGATGAAGAACGCATCAACCCCATCAACTTCTATTACGGTAGTTTGACCGCAGAAGAATTCGAGAATATGCTAAAATACGCAGCACAAGAAAACCAATCTTTGGACTAATGCAAGTAGATCTCCCCGAAAAAAGGTACTATGGCATTGGTGAAGTCGCCAAGGCCTTTGGCGTGAACACTTCCCTTATCCGTTTTTGGGAAAAGGAATTCGACGCCCTCAAACCTAAAAAGAACGCGAAGGGCAACCGTAAGTTTACCCCACAGGACATCAACAATCTCAAACTCATTTACCACTTGGTAAAAGAGCGCGGCTTTACCCTTGAAGGCGCCAAAACCCACCTTAAGGAAAATCGCCAAAAAACGCTCAACAACTTTGATATC is from Zobellia galactanivorans and encodes:
- a CDS encoding M23 family metallopeptidase — encoded protein: MSKVKYYYDPDTLSYRKIEPKKSRRYRNIALFFIGSFLFGLMCLVFLMNTNLINTPRELSLQREVKNYELQFELLNRKMGQIEEVLANIEERDNNIYRLYFEANPIPEEQRRAGFGGVNRYKSLEGFNNSEMVIATTKRLDIIKKQMAIQSKSLDEITKLAEEKEKFLMAIPAIQPVTNESLKRMASGFGWRSDPFTKARKLHRGMDFSAPKGTPVYAPGDGKVIRADNGSSGYGKHIRIDHGYGYKTLYGHLSEYNVKKGQKVKRGDLIGFVGNTGRSEAPHLHYEVWKDEERINPINFYYGSLTAEEFENMLKYAAQENQSLD
- a CDS encoding MerR family transcriptional regulator, which gives rise to MQVDLPEKRYYGIGEVAKAFGVNTSLIRFWEKEFDALKPKKNAKGNRKFTPQDINNLKLIYHLVKERGFTLEGAKTHLKENRQKTLNNFDIIDKLERIKAELTKIKDQL